One segment of Desulfobaccales bacterium DNA contains the following:
- a CDS encoding C-GCAxxG-C-C family protein produces MEITPEAMVEQVKQRAKENFKLGLNCAECVMEAFLRHVPTDFTPEAMCFMSGFGGGGGLFGDTCGAVVAAMAALGAVYGRRQLPPDFKTGVEELYGNPGLYRIFNRVPNEFARRWKTTQCRGLTQKWQGKDWLCREHALFCRNLITFAAGLAAEMAYPKDFERWATQPFGENLEGLT; encoded by the coding sequence ATGGAGATCACGCCCGAAGCCATGGTGGAGCAGGTCAAGCAGCGGGCCAAGGAGAATTTCAAGCTTGGTCTCAACTGTGCGGAATGTGTCATGGAGGCCTTCCTGCGCCACGTACCTACGGATTTCACCCCTGAGGCCATGTGTTTCATGAGCGGCTTCGGCGGCGGCGGGGGCCTTTTCGGCGATACCTGCGGGGCGGTGGTGGCGGCCATGGCCGCTTTGGGCGCGGTCTACGGCCGGCGCCAACTCCCTCCGGATTTCAAGACCGGGGTGGAAGAACTCTACGGCAACCCTGGTTTGTACCGCATTTTCAACCGCGTGCCCAACGAATTCGCCCGCCGCTGGAAGACTACCCAATGCCGGGGCCTGACCCAAAAGTGGCAGGGCAAAGACTGGCTCTGCCGGGAACATGCCCTGTTTTGCCGCAATCTCATCACCTTTGCCGCGGGCCTGGCGGCGGAGATGGCCTACCCCAAGGACTTCGAGCGCTGGGCCACGCAACCCTTTGGCGAGAATCTGGAAGGTCTGACCTGA
- a CDS encoding AAA family ATPase, with amino-acid sequence MGRLVVVIFGLMGTGKTTLARELAAALGWPVLHSDMIRKELAGIPPTAPVREEFGRGIYSADFSARTYAEMRRRAEEYLQTGAPGVILDASFKSAQERRLVRELARNSGAEAVFVLCQCPRETVRERLSRRAAVASISDGRLEILELQEQDFEPPRADEEPWFRLDTGQELPVALAQVKEFLRRRGGFPGGKEAG; translated from the coding sequence GTGGGCCGACTCGTGGTGGTGATCTTCGGCCTCATGGGCACGGGCAAGACCACCCTGGCCCGGGAGCTGGCCGCGGCCTTGGGCTGGCCGGTGCTGCACAGCGACATGATCCGCAAGGAGCTGGCCGGGATTCCCCCCACGGCGCCGGTGCGGGAAGAGTTCGGTAGAGGTATCTATTCGGCGGATTTTTCGGCCCGGACCTACGCCGAGATGCGGCGGCGGGCTGAAGAGTATCTTCAGACCGGGGCGCCGGGGGTGATTCTGGATGCCTCTTTCAAAAGCGCCCAGGAGCGCCGCCTGGTCCGGGAGCTGGCCCGGAACTCGGGGGCGGAAGCGGTCTTTGTCCTGTGCCAATGTCCCCGGGAGACGGTGCGGGAGCGCTTGAGCCGGCGGGCGGCCGTGGCCTCCATCTCCGACGGCCGCCTGGAGATCCTGGAGCTGCAGGAGCAGGACTTCGAGCCCCCGAGGGCGGACGAGGAGCCCTGGTTCCGGCTTGATACCGGTCAGGAGCTGCCAGTGGCATTGGCACAGGTAAAGGAGTTTTTACGACGCCGGGGTGGTTTTCCCGGGGGCAAAGAGGCAGGATGA
- a CDS encoding MFS transporter: MAALLLVICGLAGASYFASYMRLPVVPLFARELGGTAREVGLINSAFLLMLGVLSFPFGLLSDRLGRTPLVAAGLLVAGVSGVLLALTASVRQVVAVYLLFGLGLAAVGPNLMSAVADLSPMSYLGRAYGWYTTAIYAGMSLGPAAGGWLAARLGYRLLFLVSAGLTLVLAALSPVLLPGREELQKSASPGEEGPKPRVGVVLRRNGPLWGCWLASLGGCYGLGAFVTFTPLHAQDRGLSLKAIGVVFAVQAAASALSRLPCGRLSDAVRRRWIPASGGLAAVAAIIAVLGLTRTFAELTLTALALGVAMGLAFTSIGALIAEVAPPGGRGLAMGGYNASLYLGMMLGALGMGLTAGPWGMAVSFGLTGLVVAASTLGFMVLVRSFQPPAR; encoded by the coding sequence TTGGCGGCGCTGCTTCTGGTGATCTGCGGGTTGGCAGGGGCCAGTTATTTTGCCTCGTACATGCGGTTGCCGGTGGTGCCGCTGTTTGCCCGGGAGCTGGGAGGCACGGCCCGGGAGGTGGGTCTCATCAACTCCGCCTTCCTCCTGATGCTGGGGGTGTTGTCCTTTCCCTTCGGGCTGCTCTCGGACCGCCTGGGGCGCACCCCTCTGGTGGCGGCGGGACTGTTGGTGGCGGGGGTCTCCGGGGTGCTCCTGGCCCTGACCGCCAGCGTGCGCCAGGTGGTGGCGGTCTATCTCCTTTTCGGCCTGGGGCTGGCGGCGGTGGGCCCCAATCTCATGAGCGCAGTGGCCGACCTCTCCCCCATGAGCTATCTGGGCCGGGCCTACGGCTGGTATACCACCGCCATCTATGCCGGCATGAGCCTGGGGCCGGCGGCGGGAGGCTGGCTGGCGGCCCGTCTGGGCTACCGGCTCCTGTTTCTGGTCTCCGCCGGCCTGACCCTGGTCTTGGCGGCTTTGAGTCCAGTGCTCCTCCCCGGCCGGGAGGAACTGCAGAAATCTGCCTCCCCCGGCGAAGAGGGTCCGAAGCCCCGAGTGGGGGTGGTCCTCCGGCGCAACGGTCCCCTCTGGGGCTGCTGGCTGGCCTCTTTGGGGGGCTGCTATGGGCTGGGGGCCTTTGTCACCTTTACCCCTCTGCATGCCCAGGACCGGGGCCTGAGCCTCAAGGCCATCGGGGTTGTCTTTGCGGTGCAGGCCGCGGCCAGTGCGCTCTCCCGCCTGCCCTGCGGCCGGTTGAGCGATGCGGTGCGGCGGCGCTGGATCCCGGCTTCCGGGGGCCTCGCGGCGGTCGCCGCCATTATCGCCGTCCTCGGGCTCACCCGGACTTTTGCCGAGCTCACCCTGACGGCCCTGGCCCTGGGGGTGGCCATGGGGCTGGCCTTCACCTCCATCGGTGCCCTCATCGCCGAGGTGGCCCCTCCCGGCGGCCGGGGCCTGGCCATGGGCGGTTACAACGCCAGCCTGTATCTGGGGATGATGCTGGGGGCGCTGGGGATGGGCCTCACTGCGGGCCCCTGGGGCATGGCGGTGAGTTTCGGGCTGACCGGGCTGGTGGTGGCCGCGAGCACCCTCGGGTTCATGGTGCTGGTGCGCTCCTTTCAGCCGCCGGCCCGCTGA
- a CDS encoding peptide-binding protein, which translates to MPEGGPDTGPAYGDIFIDAGIGDASTLIPPLASDATSHGIAGLIYNGLVKYDGDLNLVGDLAESWEISPDNLTITFKLRKGVKWHDGQPFTARDVLFTYQVMVDPKTPTAYAGDYQQVKHAEAPDDYTFRVTYERPFAPALASWGLAILPRHLLQGQDITQSPLARAPVGTGPFRFKEWRAGERIVLAANPDYFRGRPYLDSYVYLIKPDLSTMFMELKAGNLDRMNLTPLQYRRQTAYPKFERLYQKYRYVAFSYVYLGYNLEDPRFADRRVRQALTHAINREEIIQGVLLGLGQEATGPYKPGTWFYNPNVPRFPYNPERARELLAEAGWRPNSQGILEKGGRPFEFTILTNQGNTVREQAAQIIQRRLKEVGVAVKIRTVEWAAFIAEFINKGRFEAVLLGWTTGQDPDVYDIWHSSKTRPGELNFIHYRNPEVDRLLEEGRHTFDREKRKAAYFRLQEILAEDQPYTFLFVPDALPAIARRFRGVKPAAAGIDYNFPEWYVPKPEQKYRLLPF; encoded by the coding sequence ATGCCGGAGGGGGGACCGGACACCGGCCCGGCCTATGGGGATATCTTTATCGACGCGGGTATCGGCGATGCCAGCACCCTCATCCCGCCTCTGGCCTCAGACGCCACCTCCCATGGCATTGCCGGCCTGATTTACAACGGCTTGGTGAAGTATGACGGCGATCTCAACCTGGTGGGGGATCTGGCGGAGAGCTGGGAGATCTCGCCGGACAACCTCACCATCACCTTCAAGCTCAGAAAGGGGGTGAAGTGGCATGACGGTCAGCCCTTCACCGCCCGGGACGTCCTTTTCACCTACCAGGTGATGGTGGACCCCAAGACCCCCACCGCCTATGCCGGCGATTACCAGCAGGTCAAGCATGCGGAGGCCCCGGATGACTACACCTTCCGGGTGACCTACGAGCGTCCCTTTGCCCCGGCTTTGGCCTCCTGGGGGCTGGCCATCCTGCCCCGGCATTTACTTCAGGGGCAGGACATCACCCAATCCCCCCTGGCCCGGGCGCCGGTGGGCACCGGCCCGTTCAGGTTCAAGGAGTGGCGGGCCGGGGAGCGCATTGTGCTGGCCGCCAACCCGGACTATTTCCGCGGCCGGCCGTATCTGGACAGTTATGTCTACCTCATCAAGCCGGACCTCTCCACCATGTTCATGGAGCTCAAGGCGGGCAATCTGGACCGCATGAACCTCACCCCCTTGCAGTACCGGCGCCAGACCGCCTACCCCAAGTTCGAGCGCCTGTATCAGAAATACCGCTACGTCGCCTTTTCCTACGTGTATCTGGGCTACAACCTGGAGGACCCCCGCTTTGCCGACCGGCGGGTGCGCCAGGCCCTGACCCATGCCATCAACCGGGAGGAGATCATCCAGGGGGTGCTCCTGGGGCTGGGGCAGGAGGCCACCGGGCCCTACAAGCCCGGCACCTGGTTTTACAACCCCAATGTGCCGCGTTTCCCCTACAACCCGGAGCGGGCCCGGGAGCTCCTGGCCGAGGCGGGCTGGCGGCCCAACTCCCAGGGGATCCTGGAGAAAGGCGGGCGCCCCTTTGAGTTCACCATCCTCACCAACCAGGGGAACACCGTCCGGGAGCAGGCGGCCCAGATCATTCAGCGGCGCCTCAAGGAGGTGGGGGTGGCGGTGAAGATCCGCACGGTGGAGTGGGCCGCCTTCATCGCCGAGTTCATCAACAAGGGGCGCTTCGAGGCGGTGCTGTTGGGCTGGACCACCGGCCAGGACCCGGATGTCTATGACATCTGGCACTCCTCCAAGACCCGGCCCGGGGAGCTGAATTTCATCCACTACCGCAACCCCGAGGTGGACCGGCTCCTGGAGGAGGGCCGCCACACTTTCGATCGGGAGAAGCGCAAGGCCGCCTATTTCCGGCTGCAGGAGATCCTGGCGGAGGACCAGCCTTACACCTTTCTCTTCGTTCCCGACGCCCTGCCGGCCATTGCCCGGCGTTTCCGGGGCGTGAAACCCGCCGCCGCGGGGATTGATTACAATTTCCCGGAGTGGTACGTGCCCAAGCCGGAACAGAAATACCGGCTGTTGCCGTTCTGA